From Salvia splendens isolate huo1 chromosome 16, SspV2, whole genome shotgun sequence, a single genomic window includes:
- the LOC121770464 gene encoding uncharacterized protein LOC121770464: MVQAFSYKLRWRFREQQSLWAMYVHAKYCSRSSPSEVSPSRRHNPVWRHMFQAGQKIQPLMRWVLGNGHICFWDDTWLEDVPLRKVGNRVTQDNSCVLVLDCWDGEEWDDVKLRELLAQRNCPMALLEKIRLTPFQKIKRDICRWTRTGNGNFSTSSAWQLARVHHPENNIYNQFWCKAVTPSMGVFLWRLVINRIPIDTKLQWRMLHMASKCRCCKKSAIETAEHMFISSEAARRLWNYFGKWMFVEAERMDDEGRTILRLRKWRNFFPGTSQLHISSVLPCLIMWFLWLERNDCTFQDTQFNVGYIKKRVELHLERLIISGIMTKEHWKGARHQHTLLVGRKTRRKYTKATRLDWLAPEGNWVKANTDAAYSSSNNKAG, encoded by the coding sequence ATGGTGCAAGCATTCAGCTACAAGCTAAGGTGGAGATTTCGAGAGCAACAATCCTTATGGGCAATGTATGTGCATGCCAAATATTGCTCCCGCTCATCGCCGTCTGAGGTCTCCCCTTCTCGTCGACACAACCCTGTCTGGAGACATATGTTCCAAGCAGGTCAGAAAATCCAGCCCCTCATGAGATGGGTTCTGGGAAACGGGCACATCTGTTTCTGGGACGATACTTGGCTCGAAGACGTCCCCCTCCGGAAGGTCGGAAACAGGGTGACTCAAGACAATAGCTGTGTCTTGGTTCTTGACTGCTGGGATGGAGAAGAATGGGATGATGTAAAACTCAGAGAGCTCCTAGCCCAAAGAAATTGCCCAATGGCACTATTGGAAAAGATCCGTTTGACTCCGTTTCAGAAAATAAAGAGAGATATCTGCAGATGGACGAGAACCGGGAATGGGAACTTCTCAACATCTTCCGCGTGGCAGCTAGCTAGAGTTCATCACCCCGAAAATAACATCTATAACCAATTCTGGTGTAAGGCGGTAACCCCATCTATGGGGGTGTTCTTATGGAGATTGGTGATAAACCGAATCCCGATCGACACAAAGTTGCAATGGAGAATGTTACATATGGCCTCCAAATGTAGATGCTGCAAGAAATCGGCCATCGAGACAGCGGAGCACATGTTCATCTCTAGCGAAGCAGCTCGCCGGCTGTGGAACTATTTTGGGAAATGGATGTTTGTGGAGGCGGAAAGGATGGATGATGAGGGAAGAACTATCCTGAGACTGCGTAAATGGAGAAATTTCTTCCCCGGCACATCGCAACTGCACATCAGCTCTGTCCTTCCTTGCCTAATCATGTGGTTCCTTTGGTTAGAAAGAAATGATTGTACCTTCCAAGACACACAATTCAACGTGGGCTACATCAAGAAGAGAGTCGAGTTACATCTGGAGAGACTTATAATTAGTGGCATCATGACCAAGGAACATTGGAAGGGAGCTCGACATCAACATACACTCTTAGTTGGTAGAAAGACAAGGCGAAAATACACTAAAGCTACCAGATTGGACTGGCTCGCCCCTGAAGGAAACTGGGTCAAGGCAAACACGGATGCTGCCTATTCCTCAAGCAACAACAAGGCCGGATGA